From a single Pseudoalteromonas nigrifaciens genomic region:
- a CDS encoding LysE family translocator, which produces MNYLDEFLLIAVAHFFAVASPGPDFAVVLKQSVQQGRRNALWTSAGVGAAILLHVAYCVLGVALILMQSPKVFMGLKYLAGAYLAYLGVQALRAAKPGVNLNDDIADKMVPAEPVWFAFRRGFLTNALNPKATLFFMSLFTLVISPTTPTIVQVSYGVYMALATWAWFSMLSIVLCKTKVRGFFQRSGYWFDRCIGVILIALAIRVVI; this is translated from the coding sequence GTGAATTACTTAGACGAATTTTTACTGATTGCCGTAGCGCACTTTTTTGCAGTAGCAAGCCCAGGGCCCGATTTTGCTGTGGTATTAAAGCAAAGTGTGCAGCAAGGTAGGCGCAATGCTCTTTGGACTAGTGCAGGTGTTGGTGCGGCTATTTTATTACACGTAGCTTATTGCGTGTTAGGTGTAGCACTTATTTTAATGCAGTCGCCCAAGGTGTTTATGGGGCTTAAATACTTGGCCGGTGCCTATTTAGCTTATTTGGGAGTGCAAGCACTGCGAGCAGCCAAACCGGGGGTAAATTTAAATGATGATATTGCCGACAAAATGGTGCCAGCAGAGCCCGTTTGGTTTGCCTTTCGGCGCGGTTTTTTAACCAATGCATTAAACCCTAAAGCCACCTTGTTTTTTATGTCGCTATTTACTTTAGTCATAAGCCCAACCACTCCTACAATAGTACAAGTAAGTTATGGCGTTTATATGGCACTGGCTACCTGGGCGTGGTTTTCAATGTTATCAATAGTGCTTTGTAAAACTAAGGTACGTGGCTTTTTCCAGCGCAGTGGTTATTGGTTTGATCGCTGCATTGGCGTTATTTTAATAGCTTTGGCTATTCGTGTTGTAATTTAA
- a CDS encoding RNA-guided endonuclease InsQ/TnpB family protein, with protein MSFPNFGKKSEEYGFLTLSPAQTIQQTLKQLERAFKDAFDKNQPLKRMPTFKKKGEVNSFNFPQGFKIDKNGKRIFLPKIGWVNVRKSQAILGKAKNVTVSQKGKHWFVSIQVEQEVAPPKHPSNAMIGGDLGVKRLITLSDGSFVEPIDTSKQTIRIKRLQKQLARKVKFSSNWKKLKAKITTFHTKVANIRHDKLHKISTQLSKSHAIIVLEDLKIRNMTKNSKGSSEQHGKMVKQKSGLNRVILNQGWGMFKEMLKYKQDWLGGQVIFVDPKHTSQTCPACGHQSKDNRLTQSKFECAKCGYQDNADHVGALNILARGHRVLACGEIDISQLVEAGTCLMSDHKAPMVLN; from the coding sequence ATTTCTTTTCCAAACTTTGGAAAAAAAAGCGAGGAGTATGGCTTTTTAACACTATCGCCCGCACAAACTATCCAACAAACATTAAAACAGCTTGAACGCGCCTTTAAAGATGCATTCGATAAAAACCAACCACTCAAACGGATGCCTACTTTTAAGAAAAAAGGAGAGGTGAATAGCTTTAATTTTCCTCAAGGCTTTAAAATCGACAAGAATGGGAAACGTATTTTTTTACCTAAAATCGGTTGGGTTAATGTTAGAAAAAGCCAAGCTATTTTAGGAAAAGCTAAAAACGTCACTGTTTCACAAAAAGGAAAGCACTGGTTTGTTTCAATCCAAGTTGAACAAGAAGTAGCACCACCTAAGCACCCATCAAACGCCATGATTGGGGGAGATTTAGGCGTGAAACGCCTAATTACCCTTTCTGATGGCAGTTTTGTGGAGCCGATAGATACCAGTAAACAGACAATCAGGATCAAACGATTACAGAAGCAACTTGCTAGAAAAGTGAAATTTTCAAGTAACTGGAAAAAATTAAAAGCAAAGATCACAACATTTCATACGAAAGTTGCCAATATTCGTCATGACAAATTACATAAGATCTCAACACAGTTGAGCAAAAGCCACGCAATCATCGTGCTAGAAGATCTTAAAATTAGAAATATGACGAAAAACAGCAAAGGCAGCAGTGAGCAGCATGGAAAAATGGTGAAACAAAAATCTGGCTTAAACCGCGTCATTCTCAATCAAGGATGGGGAATGTTTAAAGAGATGCTGAAATATAAGCAGGATTGGCTCGGCGGTCAGGTTATTTTTGTTGATCCGAAACATACCAGTCAAACGTGTCCGGCGTGTGGTCATCAATCAAAAGATAACCGATTAACGCAGTCTAAGTTTGAATGTGCGAAGTGCGGTTATCAAGATAATGCGGATCATGTTGGCGCATTAAATATTTTAGCGCGAGGTCATCGCGTTCTAGCCTGTGGAGAGATTGACATTAGTCAGCTTGTTGAAGCAGGAACTTGCCTTATGAGTGATCACAAGGCCCCGATGGTTTTAAACTAA
- a CDS encoding DUF4144 family protein, whose translation MSYPKIIIYNNEIELAEQPDEVDDFVYAMDELQKSRIIILDSKYSYTTLSGEPKTAISAIELADLVKDYLLKEGQCCLSKIKQLTPEQAFALLIID comes from the coding sequence ATGTCGTATCCAAAAATTATTATTTATAACAATGAAATTGAGTTAGCTGAGCAGCCTGATGAAGTAGATGATTTTGTATATGCGATGGATGAGCTGCAAAAAAGCAGAATTATTATTTTAGATAGTAAGTATAGTTATACAACATTAAGTGGCGAGCCAAAAACAGCCATTAGTGCCATTGAATTAGCAGATTTAGTGAAAGATTATTTGCTAAAAGAAGGTCAGTGTTGCCTAAGTAAAATTAAGCAGCTAACACCTGAGCAAGCATTTGCGTTACTCATAATCGACTAA
- a CDS encoding gamma-glutamylcyclotransferase family protein, with product MSLYNFSFGSNMSSHRLLARLPNAKRIGTAVLQGYELTFDMYFKDGSGKCSISPSDAEDALVYGVVYQISDAEKVILDGIEGAGYDCVNITVKLLSGEDVNAHCYIANTHDSEALPYDWYIKHVHRGALEAGVPKAYSDAILNRAQKSDSNLERAEIEFAVHQK from the coding sequence ATGTCGCTTTATAATTTTTCGTTTGGTTCTAACATGTCGTCTCACCGTTTACTGGCGCGCCTGCCTAATGCTAAGCGCATTGGTACAGCCGTATTACAAGGTTATGAGCTAACCTTTGATATGTATTTTAAAGATGGCTCAGGTAAGTGCAGTATTAGCCCAAGTGATGCAGAGGATGCGTTAGTTTATGGGGTTGTTTATCAAATAAGTGATGCCGAAAAAGTCATTTTAGATGGTATAGAAGGTGCAGGTTACGACTGCGTAAATATAACCGTAAAGCTTTTAAGCGGCGAAGACGTTAACGCTCATTGCTATATTGCCAATACCCACGATAGTGAAGCGCTACCCTACGACTGGTATATTAAACACGTTCATCGCGGCGCGCTTGAAGCTGGCGTTCCAAAAGCATACAGTGATGCAATATTAAACCGCGCGCAAAAAAGCGACAGCAACCTAGAACGTGCTGAAATTGAATTTGCAGTACATCAAAAATAA
- a CDS encoding CreA family protein: MKYLKMGGLIVCLAGLAGCSDDVASVSLGLFTTKDVVVNSQQDPLVTGVTCHISHIEANLDFSDPSDMSIACRQTGPITPDQLQSIDRSKSGEVVFKSSKSILFKSLKVRRIYDAKTHTLLYLSYSTKESTGSHHHALSTVPLYNTQAWQWAKGQE; encoded by the coding sequence ATGAAGTATCTCAAAATGGGTGGTTTAATTGTATGCTTAGCAGGGCTTGCAGGGTGTTCTGATGATGTTGCCTCAGTAAGTCTTGGGCTATTTACCACTAAAGATGTGGTGGTTAATTCACAGCAAGACCCGCTAGTGACCGGTGTAACCTGTCATATTAGCCATATTGAGGCGAATTTAGATTTTTCAGACCCATCAGATATGTCGATTGCCTGTCGTCAAACCGGGCCAATAACGCCAGACCAATTACAGTCTATCGACCGCAGTAAATCCGGTGAAGTCGTGTTTAAATCATCTAAGAGTATTTTGTTTAAGTCATTAAAAGTTCGCCGTATTTATGATGCTAAAACCCATACATTATTATATTTATCATACTCAACGAAAGAGTCTACGGGCAGTCATCATCATGCGCTCTCTACGGTGCCTTTATACAATACACAAGCATGGCAATGGGCGAAGGGGCAAGAGTAG
- a CDS encoding histone deacetylase family protein: MRTAIISHPHCRKHKMIDDHPECPERLDAINDRLLASGLDIAIEQKQAPKAQREHYLLAHDESLVSFVESKIPTQGLVDLDGDTWLCPDSLKAIERAVGAGILAVDEILEGNLDAAFCSVRPPGHHANRTTSSGFCVFNNLAIAVKYAQSKGVKRIAIVDFDVHHGNGTQDIFIDDKNVLFCSLFQHPFYPNTVVENNTTLVNSPLPIASDGNDLKAVFEQQWLPKLNAFKPDMLFISAGFDAHLEDDMASLKFVEEDYRWLTEQLARFSEQHNCRGIVSYLEGGYALSALGRSAIAHVKALVDYE; the protein is encoded by the coding sequence ATGCGTACCGCAATTATTTCTCACCCTCATTGTCGTAAACATAAAATGATTGATGATCACCCAGAGTGCCCAGAGCGGTTAGATGCTATTAACGATCGCTTACTAGCAAGCGGGTTAGATATTGCTATTGAGCAAAAGCAAGCGCCTAAAGCGCAACGAGAGCATTACTTACTTGCGCATGACGAATCATTAGTTAGCTTTGTTGAAAGTAAAATACCTACCCAAGGGCTTGTCGATTTAGACGGTGATACTTGGTTATGTCCCGATTCATTAAAAGCAATTGAGCGTGCAGTAGGAGCCGGTATTTTAGCGGTAGATGAAATACTAGAGGGCAACCTTGATGCTGCATTTTGCTCGGTGCGCCCGCCGGGGCATCATGCAAATCGCACTACCTCATCCGGTTTTTGTGTATTTAACAACCTTGCTATTGCGGTTAAATATGCACAAAGCAAAGGGGTTAAGCGCATTGCTATTGTTGATTTTGATGTACATCATGGTAATGGCACTCAAGATATATTTATAGATGATAAAAACGTCTTGTTTTGCTCTTTATTTCAGCATCCATTTTATCCCAATACAGTGGTTGAAAATAACACCACGTTAGTTAATTCACCTTTGCCAATTGCCAGCGACGGTAACGATTTAAAAGCGGTATTTGAGCAGCAATGGCTGCCTAAACTAAATGCTTTTAAGCCTGACATGTTATTTATTAGCGCAGGATTTGATGCTCACCTCGAAGATGATATGGCTAGTTTAAAGTTTGTAGAGGAAGATTACCGCTGGCTAACCGAGCAATTAGCCCGCTTTAGTGAGCAGCATAATTGCCGCGGTATAGTGTCGTATTTAGAAGGGGGGTATGCGCTTTCTGCATTGGGTCGCAGTGCAATTGCACATGTAAAAGCGTTAGTCGATTATGAGTAA
- a CDS encoding serine hydrolase: MKLIKFATIALLAGATFSTWAQVDTNKIEQVIKTSMARFDVPGMAVAIVENDKVIFAKGFGVTHINTGNKVNKDTLFGIASNTKAFTSAALAKLVDEGKLSWDDKVIDHLPEFQLYDAYVTREMRIRDLLSHRSGLGLGQGDLMIWPSTDKSVDDILAGLKYLKPASSFRSQYAYNNLMFVTAGEVVARVSGMSWNDYIEKNMLQPLNMTHSRAGFSRIPSSNKNWATGHIPMDNQLHPFFVNYLEDFRGAGAIASSASDMSQWLRTQLAGGTMPNGEQLFSEKQQAQMWHPHITAMASKSAFEAYHQQFRGYGLGWSIEDYHGFKKLGHGGGILGMVSQVTLLPEKKLGIVILSNQQAFGALAAVTHEVLEDALELEDKDWVEDLAKKHFESKEKAYANAKPAAPADYQPQLPNINYTGTLHDNWYGDVIIEQLDGKLHIDFTHTKGLKGSLEHYTGNTFIVKWDEKLLEADAFINFNMNTENRVSSAKMRAVSTQVTDFSFDFRNLKLTAK, encoded by the coding sequence ATGAAGTTAATTAAGTTTGCCACAATTGCTTTATTAGCAGGGGCTACGTTTAGTACCTGGGCACAAGTAGATACCAATAAAATAGAGCAGGTAATTAAAACCTCCATGGCACGTTTTGATGTGCCAGGAATGGCTGTTGCTATTGTTGAAAACGACAAAGTGATATTTGCTAAAGGTTTTGGTGTAACCCATATAAACACCGGCAATAAGGTTAATAAAGACACCTTGTTTGGCATTGCATCTAACACCAAAGCATTTACCAGTGCGGCGCTGGCTAAGTTGGTTGATGAAGGTAAGTTGAGCTGGGACGATAAAGTGATTGATCACCTGCCAGAATTTCAACTATACGATGCATACGTAACCCGCGAAATGCGTATTCGCGATCTGCTAAGCCATCGCAGTGGGTTGGGGCTTGGGCAAGGCGACTTAATGATTTGGCCAAGTACCGACAAGTCGGTTGATGATATTTTAGCCGGCTTAAAATACTTAAAACCGGCCAGCAGCTTTCGCAGCCAATATGCGTATAACAACTTAATGTTTGTTACCGCAGGGGAAGTGGTAGCACGCGTATCTGGGATGAGTTGGAACGATTATATCGAAAAAAACATGTTACAACCGCTAAATATGACTCACTCGCGAGCGGGGTTTTCGCGCATTCCAAGTAGCAATAAAAACTGGGCAACGGGGCATATTCCGATGGATAACCAACTCCATCCATTTTTTGTTAACTACCTAGAAGATTTTAGAGGCGCTGGGGCAATAGCCTCAAGTGCCAGCGATATGAGCCAATGGCTACGTACGCAACTTGCTGGTGGCACAATGCCAAATGGCGAGCAGTTATTTAGCGAAAAACAACAAGCGCAAATGTGGCATCCACATATAACGGCTATGGCGTCTAAAAGCGCGTTTGAGGCGTATCATCAGCAATTTAGAGGTTACGGGCTAGGCTGGAGTATTGAGGACTACCACGGCTTTAAAAAGCTTGGTCACGGTGGCGGTATTTTAGGCATGGTGTCGCAGGTTACATTACTGCCTGAGAAAAAACTCGGTATTGTTATTTTAAGTAATCAGCAAGCATTTGGTGCGCTAGCGGCAGTAACCCACGAAGTGCTTGAAGATGCGCTTGAGCTTGAAGATAAAGATTGGGTTGAAGACTTAGCTAAAAAGCATTTTGAAAGCAAAGAGAAAGCATACGCTAACGCAAAGCCTGCAGCGCCAGCTGATTATCAACCGCAACTACCTAATATTAATTACACTGGTACATTGCACGATAATTGGTACGGCGATGTAATTATTGAGCAGCTTGATGGCAAATTACATATTGATTTTACGCATACCAAGGGCTTAAAAGGCTCACTTGAGCATTACACTGGCAATACTTTTATTGTTAAGTGGGATGAAAAGCTACTTGAGGCTGATGCGTTTATTAATTTTAATATGAATACAGAAAATAGAGTGAGTAGCGCTAAAATGCGTGCAGTTTCAACGCAAGTAACCGACTTTAGTTTTGACTTTAGAAATTTAAAACTAACAGCAAAATAA
- a CDS encoding EAL domain-containing protein produces MPHSSRFQKVGDIFTNKVITCSKHTPLIDAVKLMRAHNISAIFIAQQQRILGVWTETDCLKLDFTNPAVTSTSIKDVMTSPVLSVPSQQLLSDTALTFHQHGVRHLLVTDNNNVPCGVISITDIVRNQGLDHYLQFRTINDQYTKNITIVPSSLAVNEAVKLMRERSEKVILVFNQQQKEHGIITQRDLLQLITRQSEQSVCWDLASRPLYKITPQDSLFDAYKLMLDSQVRHLVVSDKDEIKGVLSLEHLIHEIESAYCAELEKVLVQRDLALQHSQRNLYLANKIIDSSLDGIMITHSNSTIMQVNPAFTQLTGYKEHEVIGKCPSILSSGRHDKSFYIKMWGAINKTGVWQGEICNRKKNGDIYVEWLTIIEIKEPNNSDAIYAAIFSDITERKNAEDKIVQLAYFDELTGLPNRRLFNDRLKMALAAAHRDQHLLAVMFIDLDRFKEVNDSLGHSAGDCLLTLVAARIEATLNEGDTLARLGGDEFVVLCEINKIDAVANLAEKILNNLNTPFQLDHVEVGVTASIGAAVYPDDGLDSETLLKHADIAMYRSKDVGRNSFQLFKPSMNARSLERLAMMSRFQHALDNNEFELYFQPKQCLKSEQIMGVEALLRWHDPDLGMISPAQFIPLAEELGLIVRLDLWVINQAGKVLTLWQKEGLVAGRLAINISACHLSQGKLANNIGTMLKHYNLPGSLLEIELTESSFISSFTQAKTQLQQLKKLGVHIALDDFGTGYSALSYLTKLPFDTLKIDASFIAKIPDEYGNSQIVAALIALASNLNLMVVAEGVEQLAQKNYLISLGCNVIQGYYYCRPLTQRQWFDFYRLNDLSASTQPTGT; encoded by the coding sequence ATGCCACACAGTAGCCGTTTTCAAAAAGTAGGTGATATTTTTACTAATAAGGTAATAACCTGTAGCAAGCATACGCCATTAATTGATGCGGTTAAACTAATGCGGGCACATAATATCAGTGCAATATTTATTGCGCAGCAACAACGCATATTAGGTGTTTGGACAGAAACAGACTGTTTAAAACTCGACTTTACCAATCCTGCAGTTACAAGCACTAGCATTAAAGATGTGATGACGAGCCCGGTCTTAAGTGTCCCTAGCCAGCAGTTATTAAGTGATACCGCACTAACTTTTCATCAGCATGGTGTAAGGCATTTACTCGTTACCGATAACAACAACGTACCGTGTGGGGTAATTAGCATTACAGATATTGTGCGCAATCAAGGGCTTGATCATTACTTACAGTTTCGCACTATTAACGACCAGTACACTAAAAACATAACAATTGTACCTAGCTCATTAGCGGTAAATGAAGCGGTGAAACTAATGCGTGAACGCAGCGAAAAAGTTATTTTAGTTTTTAATCAACAGCAAAAAGAACATGGCATTATTACGCAGCGCGATTTATTACAACTGATCACACGCCAGAGCGAGCAGAGTGTTTGCTGGGATTTAGCAAGTCGGCCGCTTTATAAAATAACCCCACAAGATAGCCTGTTTGATGCTTACAAATTAATGTTAGATAGCCAAGTACGGCATTTAGTGGTGAGCGACAAAGATGAAATTAAAGGCGTGTTGTCACTCGAACATTTAATACATGAAATTGAAAGTGCGTATTGTGCTGAGCTAGAAAAAGTATTAGTGCAACGAGATTTAGCCCTACAGCACTCGCAGCGAAACCTATATTTAGCCAATAAAATAATAGATTCATCACTCGACGGCATAATGATCACCCATAGCAACAGCACTATTATGCAAGTAAACCCAGCATTTACCCAATTGACCGGCTATAAAGAACATGAAGTTATAGGTAAGTGCCCAAGTATATTGAGCTCGGGGCGGCATGATAAAAGCTTTTATATAAAAATGTGGGGTGCAATTAACAAAACGGGTGTATGGCAGGGTGAAATTTGTAATCGTAAAAAAAATGGCGATATTTATGTAGAGTGGTTAACTATAATTGAAATTAAAGAGCCTAATAATTCAGATGCTATTTATGCGGCAATTTTTAGTGATATAACCGAGCGAAAAAATGCTGAAGATAAAATTGTGCAGTTGGCTTATTTTGATGAATTAACGGGCCTACCAAATAGGCGTTTGTTTAACGACAGGCTCAAAATGGCTTTGGCTGCAGCCCACCGCGACCAGCATTTATTGGCGGTGATGTTTATTGACCTCGATCGCTTTAAAGAAGTAAACGATAGTTTAGGCCATAGCGCAGGGGATTGTTTATTAACTCTGGTTGCTGCGCGTATCGAAGCTACTTTAAACGAAGGCGATACCTTAGCGCGTTTAGGAGGAGATGAATTTGTAGTGCTGTGCGAAATAAATAAGATTGATGCAGTAGCTAATTTAGCTGAAAAAATACTAAATAATTTAAACACTCCGTTTCAATTAGACCATGTTGAAGTAGGTGTAACAGCTTCGATTGGTGCGGCTGTTTACCCTGATGATGGCCTAGACAGCGAAACACTGCTAAAGCATGCCGATATTGCTATGTATCGCTCAAAAGATGTGGGGCGTAATTCGTTTCAATTATTTAAACCTTCTATGAATGCTCGCTCGCTAGAGCGCCTAGCCATGATGAGTCGTTTTCAGCATGCGTTAGATAATAACGAATTTGAATTGTATTTTCAGCCAAAACAATGCCTTAAAAGTGAACAGATTATGGGCGTTGAGGCATTATTGCGTTGGCACGACCCCGATTTGGGAATGATATCGCCCGCGCAATTTATTCCGCTTGCTGAAGAGCTAGGGTTGATAGTGCGGTTAGATTTATGGGTTATTAATCAGGCGGGTAAAGTACTAACGCTATGGCAAAAAGAAGGACTGGTGGCTGGGCGCTTAGCAATTAATATATCGGCATGTCATTTAAGCCAAGGCAAGCTGGCAAACAATATTGGCACTATGCTTAAACATTATAATTTACCCGGTAGTTTACTTGAAATAGAACTGACAGAAAGCAGCTTTATTAGCTCATTTACACAGGCTAAAACGCAGTTGCAGCAGCTAAAAAAGCTGGGCGTGCATATAGCATTAGACGACTTTGGTACCGGGTACTCGGCATTGAGTTATTTAACTAAACTGCCTTTTGATACATTAAAAATAGACGCGAGCTTTATTGCTAAAATCCCTGATGAATACGGCAATAGCCAAATAGTTGCAGCGCTTATTGCACTGGCAAGCAATTTAAACTTAATGGTAGTGGCAGAGGGAGTTGAGCAGCTAGCTCAAAAAAACTACCTTATTAGCTTAGGGTGTAATGTTATACAGGGGTATTACTATTGCCGCCCGTTAACGCAGCGGCAATGGTTTGATTTTTATCGGTTAAACGACTTATCTGCGAGCACTCAACCAACTGGCACTTAG
- the purD gene encoding phosphoribosylamine--glycine ligase, translating into MNVLVIGSGGREHALAFKAAQNTKVNTVFVAPGNAGTALEPKLENVAINVDDLDGLLQFAQQNNVELTIVGPEIPLVLGVVDKFREHGLAIFGPTAGAAQLEGSKSFTKDFLARHNIPSGDYQTFEQVAPALAYLKEKGAPIVIKADGLAAGKGVIVAMTEAEAEDAIRDMLAGNAFGDAGSRVVIEEFLEGEEASFIVMVDGKNVLPFATSQDHKRAYNGDAGPNTGGMGAYSPAPVVTDEIHQRIMNEVIYPTVEGMASEGHPYTGFLYAGLMIDTDGTPKVIEYNCRFGDPETQPMMLRLQSDLVELIEAANRVELDKTTIEFDPRAAVGVVLAAKGYPGDYPKGDVISGLQVDYPAGEKVFHAGTKQNGNDVVTAGGRVLCATALGNTVTEAQQRAYELIKQLSWDGMEYRTDIAYRAIAREQNS; encoded by the coding sequence ATGAATGTTTTAGTCATTGGCAGCGGCGGCCGCGAACACGCTCTTGCGTTTAAAGCCGCTCAAAACACCAAAGTAAACACAGTATTTGTAGCCCCTGGTAATGCGGGCACAGCACTTGAGCCAAAACTTGAGAACGTTGCAATAAATGTTGACGACTTAGACGGTTTACTTCAGTTTGCACAACAAAATAATGTTGAGCTTACTATTGTAGGCCCTGAGATCCCGTTAGTATTAGGTGTGGTTGATAAGTTTCGTGAACACGGCCTAGCTATATTTGGCCCAACAGCGGGCGCAGCTCAGCTTGAAGGCTCAAAGTCGTTTACTAAAGACTTTTTAGCGCGTCACAATATCCCTAGTGGCGATTACCAAACCTTTGAACAGGTTGCCCCTGCCCTTGCTTATTTAAAAGAAAAAGGCGCGCCAATTGTAATCAAAGCAGATGGTTTAGCCGCAGGTAAAGGCGTTATTGTTGCGATGACTGAAGCCGAGGCTGAAGATGCTATTCGTGACATGCTTGCGGGTAATGCTTTTGGTGATGCTGGTAGCCGCGTAGTTATCGAAGAGTTTTTAGAAGGTGAAGAAGCGTCTTTCATTGTGATGGTAGATGGCAAAAACGTATTACCATTTGCCACTAGCCAAGATCATAAACGCGCTTACAATGGCGATGCTGGCCCTAACACTGGCGGTATGGGTGCTTATTCACCTGCGCCAGTAGTTACCGATGAAATTCATCAGCGTATTATGAACGAAGTGATTTACCCAACGGTAGAGGGCATGGCGAGCGAGGGTCATCCGTACACAGGCTTTTTATACGCTGGCTTAATGATAGATACCGATGGCACGCCAAAAGTAATTGAGTATAACTGTCGTTTTGGCGACCCGGAAACTCAACCTATGATGCTACGTTTGCAATCAGACTTAGTCGAGTTAATTGAAGCGGCTAATCGTGTTGAACTGGATAAAACCACCATTGAGTTTGATCCACGTGCAGCCGTTGGTGTAGTACTGGCCGCTAAAGGCTATCCTGGTGATTATCCTAAAGGCGATGTTATATCGGGTTTACAGGTTGACTACCCTGCTGGCGAAAAAGTATTTCATGCTGGTACTAAACAAAACGGTAATGACGTAGTAACTGCGGGCGGACGTGTATTATGTGCCACCGCACTGGGTAATACAGTAACCGAAGCGCAGCAACGCGCTTACGAGCTAATAAAGCAACTCAGCTGGGATGGCATGGAATATCGTACTGATATTGCATATCGTGCTATTGCGAGAGAGCAAAATAGTTAA
- a CDS encoding DUF2797 domain-containing protein, with protein sequence MQGTLRKLKSSLTEPVQYHLPVGEHLVDLNAFIGKELTLTFSGTILCSSCGKKTKKSYSQGHCFVCMRKLASCDMCIMKPETCHYDQGTCREPEWGEENCMIPHYVYLANTSGLKVGITRHTQIPTRWVDQGATQALPIFKVQTRLQSGLVEVALAEFIADKTNWRNMLKGQNEALDLKAAAAELIPQISAKLNELSELFGATAIEQLDEDVVDLNFPVSEYPTKISSFNFDKDPVVSGVLQGIKGQYLIFEKGVINIRKFTSYEVTVG encoded by the coding sequence ATGCAAGGCACATTGCGTAAATTAAAATCGAGCTTAACCGAGCCGGTACAATATCACTTACCTGTGGGTGAGCACTTAGTCGACTTAAATGCATTTATAGGTAAAGAGCTAACGCTTACTTTTAGCGGCACAATTTTATGCTCTAGCTGTGGTAAAAAAACCAAAAAAAGCTATTCTCAAGGCCATTGCTTTGTATGCATGCGCAAACTTGCTAGTTGCGATATGTGTATTATGAAGCCAGAAACCTGCCATTACGATCAAGGTACTTGCCGCGAGCCAGAGTGGGGAGAAGAAAATTGCATGATCCCGCATTACGTCTACCTCGCTAATACCTCAGGACTAAAAGTGGGTATTACTCGCCACACGCAAATACCAACTCGCTGGGTTGATCAAGGCGCTACCCAAGCATTGCCTATTTTTAAAGTGCAAACACGGTTGCAATCAGGCTTAGTAGAAGTGGCATTGGCTGAATTTATTGCTGATAAAACTAATTGGCGCAATATGCTAAAAGGCCAAAACGAAGCGCTAGATTTGAAAGCTGCAGCCGCTGAGCTTATTCCACAAATTAGTGCAAAGCTAAATGAGCTAAGCGAGCTATTTGGCGCAACAGCTATTGAACAGCTAGATGAAGACGTAGTTGATTTAAACTTTCCGGTAAGCGAATACCCAACCAAAATCAGCTCGTTTAACTTTGATAAAGACCCGGTAGTAAGCGGTGTTTTACAAGGCATTAAAGGTCAGTATTTAATTTTTGAAAAAGGCGTTATTAACATTCGAAAATTCACCTCTTACGAAGTAACCGTAGGCTAA
- a CDS encoding helix-turn-helix domain-containing protein encodes MVIRKAYKFRLKTTPDINAKMVQYAGNCRFLWNKALAINLFKLQNKQKICYYQELDFFSKLWKKKRGVWLFNTIARTNYPTNIKTA; translated from the coding sequence ATGGTTATTCGCAAAGCTTATAAATTTCGTTTAAAAACAACACCCGATATTAACGCTAAAATGGTGCAATATGCGGGAAATTGTCGATTCTTGTGGAATAAAGCCTTAGCGATTAACTTATTTAAGTTACAGAATAAACAAAAAATTTGCTACTACCAAGAGTTGGATTTCTTTTCCAAACTTTGGAAAAAAAAGCGAGGAGTATGGCTTTTTAACACTATCGCCCGCACAAACTATCCAACAAACATTAAAACAGCTTGA